CAGAAATGCCATGGGATTGAGCTCAAAGAGAAGGCGGAGTTTTCCGTTTGGCGAACCATTGAGGGCAGGATACATGAATATCCCCTTCCCTTTCATTATGACCTGGTTGATGTCGGGCACGAATCCGCCCGAATACCGGAGCTTTGCCCCCTTCTCCTCCAGGTAGCGGACAAACTTTTCCGTTCCCGCATGATACTTGTTGCGGAGACCGCCCGGCGAATATATGTCTCCCTCGGGTTTCATCACAACGTTCTCCCGTGAAAGAGTGTACTCCATCAGATGGTTCATGGTGAATTCATGTACTCCTTTGCCGACGGAGTAAACCATGGAAACTCTCGGACCATAGAGGATGTACATGGCGGCAACCTGGTTGCGTCCTTTCTGAAGCAGGTTGCATCCTTCATAGATGGAAACGATTGTGCCTACCGCCAGGTTAACATCCACAAGAGATGAGCCGTCAAGGGGATCATAGGCAACGGAGTAGAGACCGTCGGCATCGGCCTGGGCCTGGAATATCTCGTCCATTTCCTCGGAAGCGATATTACAGACAACTCCTGAGTGGATGAGACGTTTTTTTATGATCCGGTCAGACAGAACGTCAAGAGCCAGCTGCTCTTCCCCATACAGGTTCGACGTACCGGCTACTCCCAGGTCCCCGGTCCGGACGGCATTAATTACATATTTGCTCGCCTCGGCTATTTCGCAGATAAGGTGCACAAGGTTGTCGGATATATCTTGATTGCGCAAATGGCGTCTAAGATTGACCTGGAATTTAGTCGAACCCGGTTGACTTAACGGCATGAAGCCCTCCTCGTGGCATGTAATGGTTAAACCGGTGAAAGGTTAATGTAAACAGGCAAGGCAAATCAAGTGAAAAGTGCCTGCCGACAATGTATCGCAGGTGGCGCAATTGCAATGTACCTACCAGGGGCTATACTTGAGCACGATCATCGGTTTACGGGAGGGTTCATGCAGACCAGCAGCAGACGGGAATTTCTCGGTTTCTGCCTTGGCGGGCTTGCTGTCGCAGGTGCGGTTGCGGTTGCCTACCCTATTCTCGGCTATCTCACACCAGTGAAAACCAATGAATCCGGAGACAGGATTTCGTTTGCTGCAACGGAAATACCGCCGGAAGGTGCCAAATTCTTCAAATTCCGCGGCACGACCGGAGTTGTAATAAGAAAGCAGGGTGGAGAACTCGTTGCTCTTTCGGCAATATGCACGCACCTTGGATGCGTTGTGCAGTGGGAGAAAGAAAAACAGAACTTCCTCTGCCCCTGCCACGCCGGTCGTTTTACTCCTGACGGCACTGTAATCTCCGGGCCGCCGCCAAAGCCTCTGGAGAGGCTGCCGATAGTTGTGGCCGACGGTGTTGTGACTGTCGGATAGGAGCCGGATATGACGCCATTAAAGAGCATCTACCACTGGCTCGACGTCAGGCTTGGCTTGGGAGAACTGGTGGAGAAACATCTCACCGGCTACCTTCTGCCCCGCAACATCAACGCCTGGTATTCCCTGGGCAGCGTGCTTCTTGTCATATTCGGCATCCAGATTGCGACCGGTATCCTTCTCCTCATATACTATGTCCCCGATGCTGAAAAAGCCTTCAAGAGTGTGACTTACATCATGAACGATGTCCCGTTTGGCTGGTTCATCCGCCTGTGCCACGCCGTTGGCTCCAATATGATGGTGGCTGTCCTGCTTCTCCACATGCTGTCGGTCCTGTTTATGGGGAGCCATAAGAGCCCACGGGAAATGAACTGGTTAACCGGCTTCATCCTCTTCAACCTGATTCTGGGAATTTCACTCACGGGTTATCTCTTGCCGTGGAGCCAGCTTTCGTTTTGGGCTACAACGGTTGCCACCAACAGTGTCGGCGCAATCCCCATTGTCGGGGAGTATCTCATGACATTCCTCCGGGGCGGTATTCTGGTGGGTCCACCGACGCTGGGACGTTTTTTTGCCGTTCATGTGACCTTCCTGCCGCTCGCCATCGGAGCTTTTATTGTTGCACACCTCTTCCTGCTGGAGCGCATTGGCGTTTCCACCCCTCCCTTCGGGCTGGGCGAAACAAAAAACAACTGGCAGGGGGACAGCTTTCGCTATCAATCTCACCCCGGTGGCATCCCGTTTTTCCCCAATTATCTTCTCCAGGATATGACTTCCATTCTGATTTATCTGGCAATATTTTTAACGGTCGTGTTTTTCTCTCCGTACATTTTCTTCCCTCCAACCGCCTTTGTGCCTGCCGATCCCTTCAAGACCCCGGCACACATAAAGCCTGAATGGTATTTCCTCGCAAATTATCAGACGCTCAAGGTGTTCCCGAACGAGCTCCTGGGGCTCATGGTTCAAGGGGCAGCTATGACCATTCTGGCGCTACTTCCATTCTTGGATCGGAGCAAGGAGCGAAATCCGCTAAAAAGACCTCTATTCCTTTCATGTTTTGCGGGAGGAATTATTTTGTACATCGCAATGGCAATATGGGGGCATTACTCATGAATCTATCCCCGCGAGCCATACAATTTGCACTCTTGTGGGTATTCATCCTAATGCCCCTTGCTGCGTACAGTAAAGATGAGACGACATGCATCCAGTGCCACGGAAAACAGCCGGGCAAAGGGGGGGCACCGGTTAAAGCCTGGCGCGGGAGTATTCACGAGGCTAATGGAATATCGTGTCATGACTGCCATGGAGGGGATGCAAAAGATGCCCTGTATGCCATGAGTCCTGCCCGCGGATTCATAGGATTCCCTGACACAATGGGGATACCGGCCTTCTGTGGACGTTGCCACGTGGGGATCATGGACGACTACTTCAAAAGTGCCCACGGCCGCGCACTAGGCACCGGAGGGCCCACATGCGTCACCTGTCATGGATCCCATGCTGTAGCAACGGCCACCCTGGATATCATAAACAAGGAGAACTGCGGCAAGTGCCACCCGTACGGGCAAGCTTCAGCCATCAAGGAGGCCATGAGGAACACCGAACGGCTCATCGTTGAAATTGATGGAAAAATTAACAAATTCAAGGGTGAGGGAGTAGATACCGGCTCTTGGGAGAAAAGCCTTTTTTCCGTGCGCAATCGCTATCATCGCCTCTTTCACGAGGTTGACACAGGCAAAGTGATAAAGTTATCGGGTGAATTTCGGGAAGAGCTGGACGGAATCTCTAAAACGCTCGCGAAAATCGACGAACGAGGTCAACGCAGGAAAATAATTGGTGCTATCGTGATCTGCGGGTTACTTGCAGCAGCCCTAATCACCTATCTACTCAAGCGAACTTTCGACGATATATCCGAACCTTAATGACGCACTCCCCCCACTTGCGATAGACCTGAAATTTTATTTTTCCCTCCATTAGCCACATCTAATAGATTTTGCTTTACTGAACTTTTCTTTTTATGTATACATAAAGCCGTTCGATCATTTTCCGATGGGAAAAGCAGGTCTTCTCCCCACCTTCCATTTGAATATGGGCTCTTGCTGAGCCATTACAATCCGGTATATGATAACAAGTTGATTCGCACGACATCCAGAGCTTTCCCGTACAGGAGGAAAAGACATGGTTGTACTGGTACGTTGCAACGACGACACGATCACTGTGGCACAGAGGGTGAAACTCGGCCTGCTTATCCGGGACGGTGTAATCAAATCTTTTCTGCGCTCGGGAGTCTGGGTGGATGTGACAAATTATCAAGCGAAGCCCCAAAGACGCCTTGCCCCTCCCCCCGAATCCAGATGCTCGACATTTGCTACTTGTCTCTGACAGGGCGATATATTTAAATTTCCTACAGTCTGGTCATAATGAAAACGGGGGCAACCAATCGGTTGTCCCCGTTTATTCGTGATGACAAAAGAGCCTGCTGTAATTTGCCGACCTTTTCTGCCGCTATGCTCGCGTCAATTGGCGGTACTTGATCCGATGCGGCATGTCGGCGGCAGCGCCAAGCCGTTTCTTGCGGTCCTCTTCGTACTCTGAATAGTTTCCATCGAACCATACCACCTGGCTGTCTCCTTCGAATGCAAGGATATGGGTAGCAATCCGGTCAAGGAACCAGCGGTCATGGGAGATGACCACGGCACAACCGGCAAAGTTCTCCAGCGCCTCTTCCAGTGCACGCATGGTGTTCACATCCAGGTCATTGGTCGGTTCGTCCAGCAGGATTACGTTTCCGCCTTCCTTGAGCATCTTGGCTATGTGAACCCGGTTCCGCTCCCCGCCCGAAAGCAGGCCGACTTTTTTCTGCTGATCGCTCCCGGAAAAATTGAACCGTGACACATAGGCTCGCGAGTTTACACTTACCTTGCCCAGTTGCAGGGTCTCCTGCCCTCCGGAAATCTCTTCCCAAATGCTCTTGTCCGGGCTCAGTGCATCGCGGCTCTGGTCCACATAGGCAACCTTCACGGTATCTCCAATGCGAATGGAGCCTGAATCAGGTTCTTCCTGGCCTGTAATCATCCGGAAGAGCGTTGTCTTGCCGGCCCCGTTGGGGCCTATCACGCCGACGATCCCTCCAGGTGGCAGCCGAAAACTCATCCCCTCCACAAGGAGCCGGTCGCCATACGACTTGGAGATATTTTCCGCCTCAATGACGATGTTGCCGAGTCTCGGCCCGGGAGGAATGTAAATCTCCAGTTCCTTTGCCCGTTTCTCGCTCTCCTGGGAGAGTAATTGTTCATAGGAACTGATCCGGGCCTTGCTTTTCGCATGGCGCCCCTTGGGGCTCATCCTTATCCACTCGAGCTCCCGTTGCAGGGTCTTCTGACGATCGCTTTCCGACTTCTCCTCCTGCGCGAGCCGGTTTTGCTTCTGCTCAAGCCATGAAGAATAATTCCCTTTCCACGGGATCCCCTCTCCCCGGTCCAGTTCGAGAATCCAGCCGGCAACATTGTCAAGGAAATAGCGGTCGTGGGTAACGGCGATAATGGTGCCGGGATACCCCTGAAGGTGATGTTCAAGCCAGGCAATGGTCTCTGCGTCCAGATGGTTGGTGGGTTCGTCAAGGAGGAGGATGTCGGGCTTTTGCAGCAGAAGCCGGCACAGGGCCACGCGGCGCCTTTCACCGCCGGAAAGCACCGTGACCGGCGTATCGCCCGGCGGGCAGCGCAAAGCGTCCATGGCCATCTCCAGCCGGGAGTCCAGATCCCAGGCATCCAGATGGTCAAGTTTCTCCTGCACGGTTGCCTGGCGATCCAGCAGTTTGTCCATATCGGCATCGGGATCGGAAAAGGCGGCCGTTATTTCGTTGAACTCGTTAAGAAGATTTACCGTTTCCTGGCAACCCTCTTCGACGATTTCCCGCACGGTTTTCCCCTCGTCGAGATGCGGTTCCTGTTCAAGGTAGCCTACGGTATAGCCGGGCGAGAGAACCGCCTGGCCATTGAAATCCTTATCGACCCCGGCCATGATGCGCAGCAGCGATGATTTACCTGAGCCGTTAAGGCCCAGGACACCGATCTTGGCACCATA
The nucleotide sequence above comes from Geobacter benzoatilyticus. Encoded proteins:
- a CDS encoding class 1 fructose-bisphosphatase; protein product: MPLSQPGSTKFQVNLRRHLRNQDISDNLVHLICEIAEASKYVINAVRTGDLGVAGTSNLYGEEQLALDVLSDRIIKKRLIHSGVVCNIASEEMDEIFQAQADADGLYSVAYDPLDGSSLVDVNLAVGTIVSIYEGCNLLQKGRNQVAAMYILYGPRVSMVYSVGKGVHEFTMNHLMEYTLSRENVVMKPEGDIYSPGGLRNKYHAGTEKFVRYLEEKGAKLRYSGGFVPDINQVIMKGKGIFMYPALNGSPNGKLRLLFELNPMAFLIENAGGAATDGKTPILDLDPQSLDQRAPIYIGCKNDVAKAMEFIA
- a CDS encoding ubiquinol-cytochrome c reductase iron-sulfur subunit gives rise to the protein MQTSSRREFLGFCLGGLAVAGAVAVAYPILGYLTPVKTNESGDRISFAATEIPPEGAKFFKFRGTTGVVIRKQGGELVALSAICTHLGCVVQWEKEKQNFLCPCHAGRFTPDGTVISGPPPKPLERLPIVVADGVVTVG
- a CDS encoding cytochrome b, whose amino-acid sequence is MTPLKSIYHWLDVRLGLGELVEKHLTGYLLPRNINAWYSLGSVLLVIFGIQIATGILLLIYYVPDAEKAFKSVTYIMNDVPFGWFIRLCHAVGSNMMVAVLLLHMLSVLFMGSHKSPREMNWLTGFILFNLILGISLTGYLLPWSQLSFWATTVATNSVGAIPIVGEYLMTFLRGGILVGPPTLGRFFAVHVTFLPLAIGAFIVAHLFLLERIGVSTPPFGLGETKNNWQGDSFRYQSHPGGIPFFPNYLLQDMTSILIYLAIFLTVVFFSPYIFFPPTAFVPADPFKTPAHIKPEWYFLANYQTLKVFPNELLGLMVQGAAMTILALLPFLDRSKERNPLKRPLFLSCFAGGIILYIAMAIWGHYS
- a CDS encoding GSU3473 family protein, which produces MVVLVRCNDDTITVAQRVKLGLLIRDGVIKSFLRSGVWVDVTNYQAKPQRRLAPPPESRCSTFATCL
- the ettA gene encoding energy-dependent translational throttle protein EttA, whose translation is MSTDGNKIIYSMMRVSKFYDKKPVIKDISLSYFYGAKIGVLGLNGSGKSSLLRIMAGVDKDFNGQAVLSPGYTVGYLEQEPHLDEGKTVREIVEEGCQETVNLLNEFNEITAAFSDPDADMDKLLDRQATVQEKLDHLDAWDLDSRLEMAMDALRCPPGDTPVTVLSGGERRRVALCRLLLQKPDILLLDEPTNHLDAETIAWLEHHLQGYPGTIIAVTHDRYFLDNVAGWILELDRGEGIPWKGNYSSWLEQKQNRLAQEEKSESDRQKTLQRELEWIRMSPKGRHAKSKARISSYEQLLSQESEKRAKELEIYIPPGPRLGNIVIEAENISKSYGDRLLVEGMSFRLPPGGIVGVIGPNGAGKTTLFRMITGQEEPDSGSIRIGDTVKVAYVDQSRDALSPDKSIWEEISGGQETLQLGKVSVNSRAYVSRFNFSGSDQQKKVGLLSGGERNRVHIAKMLKEGGNVILLDEPTNDLDVNTMRALEEALENFAGCAVVISHDRWFLDRIATHILAFEGDSQVVWFDGNYSEYEEDRKKRLGAAADMPHRIKYRQLTRA